A single genomic interval of Brevibacillus brevis harbors:
- a CDS encoding spore coat protein has translation MQRFAAHEFLETQEALRSKHAAIEMHGVLAEMAQDPQLTGIINRHQQMIMNAYQQGISLLQGKGFNIAPAPIQLRVAQPTAVGLNNPQMAAPNPHPTRLSDMTIATLMLTWHKAGSAIGMLWAAECVDPGIRQYHVNGANACQQMAYETWQYMNAKGYYQAPQLADHTMNTMINAYQPQQQMLL, from the coding sequence ATGCAACGATTTGCTGCTCATGAGTTTTTGGAAACACAAGAAGCACTCCGCTCCAAACACGCCGCGATTGAAATGCACGGAGTGCTTGCCGAGATGGCACAGGACCCTCAATTAACAGGCATCATTAACAGACATCAGCAAATGATCATGAACGCCTACCAGCAAGGGATTAGCCTCTTGCAGGGAAAAGGCTTCAACATTGCACCAGCTCCTATTCAATTGCGTGTAGCACAACCTACAGCAGTTGGTCTTAATAATCCGCAGATGGCTGCTCCCAACCCACACCCGACACGCTTGTCAGATATGACGATTGCTACCCTGATGCTGACCTGGCATAAAGCGGGTTCGGCAATTGGCATGCTCTGGGCGGCTGAGTGCGTAGATCCAGGTATCCGGCAATATCATGTAAATGGCGCAAATGCTTGCCAGCAAATGGCTTATGAAACCTGGCAATACATGAATGCCAAAGGCTACTACCAAGCTCCGCAGCTTGCCGATCACACGATGAACACGATGATTAACGCCTACCAGCCTCAACAGCAAATGCTCCTGTAA
- a CDS encoding S-layer homology domain-containing protein: MMKKQNIHIWLVSFAFLVYGLSFAIGVPASTASTKNLKDIANSYAKEQIRSLQAAGVIAGDENGYFHPTRPVTRAEFVAMLTRTLGMKPVASNVAAYSDVPKSSWAYGYVQAAAGLNIANGIGPTTFAPKRTISREEAAAFLVRALEQSISPSYQLPVKDANAISSWARASVSHAMQKKWLVGYNGYFRPTQALSREETAVILYRIQENLKKQNVTAKPLVSLGWQYQSTTEEFIAQVKKSGVNTLSPRWYFLQKDGTISDSTDTSLVQWAHANGKQIWPLFGNKFDPAATHTMLSDPNKRKAAVQKLTSFIDKYQLDGINIDFEGFSPADRNNFTLFIQELATALHAKGAVLSVDIPPDGDSDWSDPFDFAKLAKHADYLVVMAYEEHWVGGSQAGSVASLPWFTKVITDLLDEVPTQKLIAGMPLYTRDWYQSNGTLKSTDISIPQSYQLLSQYRAKTVWDDKVGQYRSTYQKQGVTHTIWLEESRSIGLKAQASLQWQIGGLAYWYIGSESTDMWTAIANSITLKHAREKL, encoded by the coding sequence ATGATGAAAAAACAAAACATACATATCTGGTTAGTCTCCTTTGCTTTTTTGGTGTACGGTCTCTCTTTTGCCATCGGAGTCCCTGCATCCACAGCATCGACGAAAAATTTAAAAGATATCGCAAACAGCTATGCGAAAGAGCAAATCCGTTCGCTACAAGCGGCAGGTGTCATCGCTGGGGATGAAAACGGGTATTTTCACCCGACTCGCCCGGTGACGCGTGCTGAGTTTGTCGCGATGCTCACACGAACGCTCGGTATGAAACCGGTGGCCAGCAACGTCGCAGCCTATTCGGATGTCCCGAAAAGCTCTTGGGCATACGGGTATGTACAAGCTGCTGCTGGACTTAACATCGCGAATGGCATCGGTCCTACTACGTTTGCTCCGAAGCGGACGATCTCTCGCGAAGAGGCCGCTGCGTTTCTCGTACGCGCACTGGAACAAAGCATTTCGCCTTCTTACCAGTTGCCCGTGAAGGATGCCAATGCGATATCGAGCTGGGCACGCGCCTCTGTGAGCCACGCCATGCAGAAAAAATGGTTGGTTGGCTACAATGGCTACTTCCGGCCGACTCAAGCACTATCGAGAGAAGAAACTGCTGTTATTTTGTATCGAATTCAGGAGAATCTGAAGAAGCAAAACGTTACAGCAAAACCGCTTGTCTCTCTCGGATGGCAATACCAATCCACGACAGAGGAGTTCATTGCACAAGTAAAGAAAAGCGGAGTCAACACGCTGTCCCCGCGTTGGTACTTCCTGCAAAAAGACGGAACGATCAGTGACTCTACGGATACTTCACTTGTCCAATGGGCACATGCGAATGGCAAACAGATATGGCCGCTATTCGGGAATAAATTTGATCCCGCTGCTACCCACACCATGCTGTCCGATCCCAATAAACGAAAAGCAGCCGTGCAAAAGCTTACTTCGTTTATTGATAAGTACCAGCTAGATGGGATTAACATCGATTTCGAAGGGTTCTCCCCTGCGGATCGTAACAACTTCACCTTGTTTATTCAGGAGCTGGCGACTGCTCTTCACGCAAAAGGCGCTGTCCTATCTGTAGATATTCCACCTGATGGTGATTCAGACTGGAGTGACCCTTTTGATTTTGCTAAATTAGCAAAGCATGCGGATTATTTAGTAGTAATGGCCTATGAAGAACATTGGGTAGGCGGGTCACAAGCAGGCTCCGTGGCATCCCTGCCTTGGTTTACGAAAGTCATTACCGACCTGCTTGACGAGGTTCCGACCCAAAAGCTGATCGCCGGAATGCCTCTTTACACACGTGACTGGTACCAATCGAATGGGACATTGAAATCGACAGATATCAGCATCCCTCAGTCTTACCAGTTGCTCTCGCAATACAGAGCAAAAACAGTGTGGGATGATAAAGTTGGACAATACCGGTCGACGTATCAAAAGCAAGGCGTCACGCACACGATTTGGCTGGAAGAAAGCCGCTCGATTGGGCTGAAAGCTCAGGCTAGTCTGCAATGGCAAATTGGAGGGCTCGCGTACTGGTACATTGGTTCTGAATCAACTGATATGTGGACAGCCATTGCCAATTCTATCACCTTAAAACATGCACGTGAAAAACTGTAA
- a CDS encoding YpdA family putative bacillithiol disulfide reductase: protein MEDVLIVGGGPCGLAAAIACKRAGLDPIIIEKGSLVHSIYRYPTYMIFHSTPDLLEIGGVPFATANDKPTRQEALNYYRLVAAREKLRVNVYEMVTEAKKTPAGFQVTTTDRFSKTHTYEAKNLVIATGYFDNPNRLHVSGEELPKVSSFYKEAHPYTGLKVAVVGGNNSAVDAAMELERAGAEVTVICRRTELSDKVKAWTRPVFESLIKKGRIRMLFGATIESIEERSIKVKTGEEVITLANDHVFSLIGYRPDRTFLHSLGVMIEEETGIPAHHPETMETNIPGLYIAGVIAAGHHANAIFIENGRFHGEGIARHIASQRE from the coding sequence ATGGAAGACGTACTGATTGTAGGCGGTGGGCCTTGTGGACTGGCAGCGGCAATTGCCTGCAAGCGAGCTGGACTTGATCCCATCATTATTGAAAAAGGGTCGCTTGTCCATTCGATTTATCGCTACCCGACCTATATGATTTTTCATAGCACACCTGATTTACTGGAGATTGGGGGCGTCCCTTTTGCAACGGCGAACGACAAGCCGACCAGACAGGAGGCACTCAATTACTATCGACTGGTAGCAGCGCGAGAAAAATTGCGCGTGAACGTATACGAAATGGTGACGGAAGCGAAGAAGACGCCAGCTGGCTTTCAAGTCACGACAACAGACCGATTCTCCAAAACACATACGTACGAAGCGAAAAACTTGGTGATCGCCACAGGTTACTTTGACAATCCGAATCGGCTGCATGTATCAGGCGAGGAGCTGCCGAAGGTTTCGTCCTTCTACAAGGAGGCACATCCGTATACAGGACTGAAAGTAGCGGTAGTAGGGGGGAACAACTCTGCTGTAGACGCGGCGATGGAGCTGGAGCGGGCAGGAGCAGAAGTAACGGTGATTTGCCGCCGAACGGAGCTATCTGACAAGGTTAAGGCATGGACAAGACCTGTTTTTGAGAGTCTGATCAAAAAAGGACGTATCCGCATGCTATTCGGTGCAACAATCGAGAGCATTGAGGAGCGTTCCATCAAGGTGAAAACAGGGGAGGAGGTCATTACGCTTGCCAATGACCATGTGTTTTCTTTGATTGGATATCGTCCGGATCGTACCTTCCTTCATTCGTTAGGGGTCATGATTGAAGAGGAAACGGGAATCCCTGCGCATCATCCTGAGACGATGGAGACGAACATTCCGGGTCTCTATATAGCGGGAGTTATTGCGGCGGGCCATCACGCAAACGCCATTTTTATCGAAAATGGAAGGTTTCACGGTGAAGGTATCGCCCGCCACATTGCCTCTCAAAGGGAGTAG
- a CDS encoding histidine triad nucleotide-binding protein produces MDCLFCKIVNGDIPSKKVYEDEHVLAFHDINPVAPVHVLMIPKKHIQSVLAIEPEDKELIGHLHLSLQKVAETMGVNEDGFRIVTNIGKHGQQTVFHLHYHLIGGRQLEWQF; encoded by the coding sequence ATGGACTGCCTATTTTGCAAAATTGTAAACGGAGACATTCCCTCTAAAAAAGTGTATGAGGACGAGCATGTCTTGGCTTTTCACGACATTAATCCAGTTGCCCCTGTGCACGTCCTGATGATTCCAAAAAAGCATATTCAATCCGTTCTGGCTATCGAGCCTGAGGACAAGGAGTTGATCGGTCACCTTCATCTGTCGCTGCAAAAAGTAGCAGAGACAATGGGCGTGAACGAGGATGGCTTCCGTATCGTGACCAACATTGGCAAACACGGACAACAAACCGTCTTCCATCTGCACTACCACCTCATCGGAGGCAGACAATTGGAGTGGCAGTTCTAA
- a CDS encoding acyl-CoA thioesterase/bile acid-CoA:amino acid N-acyltransferase family protein encodes MMLPQIEVTPATALIDVPVHITLSGFVPNQLITLHATLKNGLPGGDLTASSHAIFQADENGSVDLVSQAPLFGTYEGIDPMGLFWSMNVQTMRFYHAYSLDDFQFTPRSTEIELTAEVYDKPVAKAVVKRIFVSRDVSIQKVTDHGLVGLFFSKPHTEQRPAIVVLGGSEGGIGSCSQFAALFASHGYPALALAYFQCNDLPDDIRQIPIEYVQRAIHWLQQQPSVHPDKITLFGRSKGAELALVTASIDQHVHAVIASSPSSAVSIGTDKAFAGSDTFSPQSSWSFQGEPLPFVPWTEEQTKVSQERLDAGQRIDHIHAEAWAACEWLEDAEIPVEKINGPILLLSSDDDHWWPAAEHCEQIVRRLKEYQFAHSVVHLRYADTGHGIRFPYIPTTRTQLNGGTPKNNAYASEHSWREVLQFLERTFPA; translated from the coding sequence ATGATGCTTCCACAAATTGAAGTTACGCCTGCTACAGCCTTAATAGATGTTCCCGTCCACATTACACTTAGCGGTTTTGTCCCGAATCAATTAATCACCCTTCATGCCACTCTGAAAAATGGGTTACCTGGAGGAGATTTGACTGCATCCTCCCATGCTATCTTTCAAGCGGACGAAAATGGCTCAGTCGATCTGGTTTCTCAAGCCCCTTTGTTTGGTACTTATGAAGGAATTGATCCGATGGGGTTGTTTTGGTCGATGAATGTACAGACCATGCGTTTTTATCATGCTTATTCCCTGGACGACTTTCAGTTCACCCCACGCTCCACCGAGATAGAATTAACGGCAGAAGTCTACGATAAACCCGTAGCGAAAGCAGTCGTGAAACGTATTTTTGTCTCCCGCGACGTCTCGATACAGAAAGTGACAGACCATGGCTTGGTCGGTCTGTTTTTTTCAAAACCCCACACAGAGCAAAGACCCGCCATTGTCGTACTTGGTGGAAGCGAAGGTGGAATTGGTTCCTGCTCACAATTCGCTGCTTTGTTCGCCTCTCACGGCTATCCGGCGCTAGCACTCGCTTATTTCCAATGCAATGATCTTCCTGACGATATTCGCCAGATCCCGATTGAATATGTTCAACGCGCCATTCATTGGCTACAGCAGCAGCCCTCCGTACATCCTGATAAAATTACGTTATTCGGACGTTCCAAAGGAGCAGAATTGGCATTAGTCACAGCATCGATCGATCAACACGTACATGCTGTTATTGCTTCGAGTCCCAGCTCTGCGGTTTCTATCGGGACCGACAAGGCATTCGCTGGATCAGACACGTTCTCCCCGCAATCCTCTTGGTCGTTTCAGGGAGAGCCTCTTCCTTTCGTGCCATGGACAGAGGAGCAGACAAAAGTCTCACAGGAGCGGCTCGACGCAGGTCAACGGATTGATCACATCCATGCCGAAGCCTGGGCTGCTTGTGAGTGGTTAGAAGATGCCGAAATCCCGGTAGAAAAAATCAATGGCCCGATCCTCCTCCTCTCCTCGGATGACGATCATTGGTGGCCAGCGGCAGAGCATTGCGAGCAAATAGTACGACGGCTCAAGGAGTATCAGTTTGCACATTCAGTGGTGCATTTACGTTACGCGGATACAGGACATGGAATCCGCTTTCCTTACATCCCTACTACCCGCACACAGCTCAATGGTGGTACGCCCAAAAACAACGCCTACGCATCCGAGCACTCTTGGCGTGAGGTTCTTCAGTTTTTGGAACGGACTTTTCCAGCGTAA
- a CDS encoding Rrf2 family transcriptional regulator, with the protein MKISSRFSIAVHILSLLSIDSNSHCTSEWIAGSVNTNPVVIRRVLGLLKKAGLVNVRAGAGGASLAKELDQITLLEIYRAVDVVEEGQLFHIHEQPNPDCPVGANIQFVLELILTRAQHAMEEILGGVKMSELVDNLRQKITEKAQ; encoded by the coding sequence ATGAAAATCAGCAGCCGTTTCTCCATTGCGGTCCACATCTTATCACTGCTTTCCATTGATTCTAATTCGCATTGTACTTCCGAATGGATCGCAGGTAGTGTGAATACGAATCCGGTCGTGATCCGACGTGTGCTGGGGCTGTTGAAGAAGGCTGGGCTCGTGAACGTACGTGCCGGAGCTGGCGGCGCTTCTCTCGCCAAGGAACTGGATCAAATCACGCTTCTGGAGATTTACCGTGCAGTTGATGTCGTGGAAGAAGGGCAACTTTTTCACATCCATGAGCAACCGAATCCCGATTGTCCAGTGGGAGCGAATATACAGTTTGTGTTGGAGTTGATTCTGACCCGTGCGCAGCATGCCATGGAGGAGATTTTGGGCGGAGTGAAAATGTCCGAGCTCGTAGATAACCTACGTCAAAAAATAACGGAAAAAGCGCAGTAA
- a CDS encoding bifunctional transcriptional activator/DNA repair enzyme AdaA has product MISAEMKSEYYQALLDKNSEYEGVFFVGVKTTGVFCRPTCPARKPKFVNCEFFDHAKQALLASFRPCQRCRPLSHPNHVSELVRLLVNAVEENPEQRWTEKDFQRLSVDAVTARRQFKKRFGMTFVEYARARRMGIALKEIREGKAIIDAQLSSGYESSSGFRDAFARIMGAAPTLLGDHHVLKASWLDTRLGPMIAIADEEALYLLEFVDRRGLEREVERLRLRTKSAIIPGSTAPIRSIERELEEYFDGKLTQFTTPLFLSGSPFQRMVWEHLQTILPGQTSSYSDVAAAIGKPSAFRAVAQANGANQLAIVIPCHRVINSNGDLGGYGGGLSRKRWLLHHEKETLCRN; this is encoded by the coding sequence ATGATATCGGCCGAGATGAAGTCCGAGTATTATCAGGCATTACTGGATAAAAATTCAGAATATGAAGGTGTCTTTTTTGTTGGAGTCAAGACTACCGGCGTATTCTGTCGACCGACATGTCCAGCAAGAAAACCTAAGTTTGTTAATTGCGAGTTTTTTGATCATGCCAAACAAGCACTTCTGGCCTCATTCCGGCCCTGCCAGCGCTGCCGTCCGCTTTCACATCCCAATCATGTTTCAGAGCTCGTGCGTCTGCTAGTAAACGCTGTAGAAGAGAACCCCGAGCAACGGTGGACGGAAAAAGACTTTCAACGATTATCCGTGGACGCTGTAACAGCGCGTCGCCAATTCAAAAAGCGTTTTGGTATGACGTTTGTCGAATATGCAAGGGCGCGACGTATGGGAATTGCGTTGAAAGAAATCAGAGAAGGAAAAGCAATCATCGATGCCCAACTATCCTCCGGGTACGAGTCCAGCAGTGGTTTTCGAGACGCATTTGCACGAATCATGGGGGCAGCACCTACTCTTCTTGGCGATCATCATGTCTTAAAAGCATCGTGGCTGGATACAAGACTCGGTCCGATGATAGCCATCGCGGATGAAGAAGCGCTCTATCTACTTGAATTCGTTGACCGCCGCGGCTTGGAACGAGAAGTTGAACGACTTAGACTAAGAACGAAGTCTGCGATCATCCCTGGTTCCACAGCGCCAATCCGTTCCATTGAGCGTGAATTAGAGGAGTATTTTGACGGAAAGCTAACTCAATTTACAACGCCTTTGTTTTTGAGCGGATCGCCTTTTCAAAGAATGGTCTGGGAGCATTTACAAACGATCCTCCCCGGTCAAACTTCATCCTATTCCGATGTTGCAGCAGCTATTGGGAAACCAAGCGCTTTTCGTGCTGTCGCGCAAGCAAATGGTGCGAATCAGTTGGCGATTGTCATTCCTTGTCACCGTGTCATCAACTCCAATGGTGATTTGGGTGGGTACGGAGGAGGACTTTCACGCAAGCGCTGGCTGCTTCATCATGAAAAAGAAACACTCTGCCGCAATTAA
- a CDS encoding response regulator, translating into MRQHYRVIIIDDDPITRMDLVEMLQEQGYNVVAEGKNGKEAVRLTQMWNPHLIIMDVKMPIMDGLTATGIIREHSDAAILLLTAYSQKDMVMQAKAKGICAYLVKPVMEEELLPAVEFVLTGKQ; encoded by the coding sequence TTGCGTCAGCATTATCGAGTCATCATCATAGACGACGACCCCATAACGCGTATGGACCTGGTCGAAATGTTGCAAGAGCAGGGATATAACGTCGTAGCTGAAGGAAAAAACGGCAAAGAGGCCGTTCGATTGACGCAAATGTGGAACCCGCATCTCATTATTATGGATGTCAAAATGCCAATTATGGACGGTTTGACAGCGACTGGGATTATCCGAGAGCATTCGGACGCGGCTATTCTTCTCTTGACTGCTTACAGTCAAAAGGACATGGTCATGCAAGCCAAAGCGAAAGGGATATGTGCCTATCTGGTCAAACCCGTCATGGAAGAAGAACTGCTACCGGCAGTGGAGTTCGTGCTTACGGGCAAACAATGA
- a CDS encoding ethanolamine ammonia-lyase subunit EutB, giving the protein MKLACIVRKQHYQFTSVRDVLAKASEEKSGDHMSKLAANSALERMAAKVVLSEMQLRDIYENPVIPYENDEVTRIIYDDINLSIYDEIKNWTVGELREYILSFSTGMPELTRISRGLTSEMISATAKLMSSIDLVMASQKMKHQAYCNTLIGEPGRLAFRCQPNHPIDDPDGILASMKEGLSYGSGDAVIGINPNNDSVESVTKLLKMTHDFMQKWEIPTQNCVLAHITTQMQALRGGAPISLMFQSLAGSQRANDAFGVNKEILDEAMDLMLRKGTASGPNVMYFETGQGSEVSLDSHEGVDMQTLEARTYGFCRHWKPFMVNNVSGFIGPETLYDGRQMIRADLEDLFMGKLHGLPMGIAPTYTNHMYADQNDQEIAGMLTTLAGANFYMGVPGGDDVMLSYQDTSYHDDASYRELLGLRPLREFEKWLEKMGIMENGRLTERAGDLTIFD; this is encoded by the coding sequence ATGAAATTGGCTTGCATTGTACGTAAACAGCATTACCAGTTTACTTCGGTTCGTGATGTATTGGCAAAAGCGAGTGAAGAAAAGTCTGGCGATCACATGAGTAAACTAGCAGCCAATTCCGCACTGGAGCGAATGGCGGCCAAAGTCGTATTAAGCGAAATGCAACTTCGTGATATCTATGAAAATCCAGTCATTCCGTACGAAAACGACGAAGTGACACGGATCATTTATGATGATATCAATCTCTCTATTTACGATGAGATTAAAAATTGGACAGTAGGGGAGCTACGGGAGTACATCTTGTCGTTTTCCACAGGAATGCCTGAGCTCACAAGAATTAGCCGTGGACTCACTAGCGAGATGATTTCCGCTACGGCCAAGCTGATGTCCAGCATTGACCTAGTCATGGCCTCACAAAAAATGAAGCATCAAGCCTACTGCAATACACTAATTGGCGAGCCGGGAAGACTGGCGTTCCGTTGCCAGCCGAATCACCCCATCGATGATCCCGATGGCATTTTGGCTTCGATGAAGGAAGGCTTGTCTTATGGATCAGGCGACGCTGTCATTGGAATTAACCCCAATAATGATTCCGTTGAAAGCGTTACCAAGCTCTTGAAAATGACACATGATTTTATGCAAAAGTGGGAAATTCCTACGCAAAACTGCGTACTGGCGCATATCACGACACAGATGCAGGCTCTTCGCGGCGGTGCACCTATTTCCTTGATGTTCCAAAGTTTGGCAGGTTCACAACGGGCGAATGATGCGTTTGGCGTGAACAAGGAGATTTTGGATGAGGCAATGGATTTGATGCTCCGAAAAGGTACAGCATCGGGACCAAACGTCATGTATTTTGAGACAGGGCAAGGCTCTGAAGTGTCACTGGATTCCCATGAAGGGGTCGATATGCAGACGCTGGAAGCGCGTACGTACGGTTTTTGCCGTCACTGGAAGCCGTTCATGGTCAATAACGTTTCTGGCTTTATCGGACCAGAAACCCTTTATGATGGCAGACAGATGATTCGTGCCGATCTGGAGGACTTGTTCATGGGCAAGCTGCATGGTTTGCCGATGGGAATCGCTCCGACTTATACGAATCACATGTATGCAGATCAGAATGACCAGGAAATTGCAGGGATGCTGACGACCTTGGCTGGGGCGAATTTTTATATGGGCGTACCCGGTGGGGACGATGTCATGCTCAGTTACCAAGATACGAGCTATCATGATGACGCCAGCTACCGCGAGCTATTGGGACTGCGACCTCTCCGGGAATTCGAGAAATGGTTGGAAAAAATGGGCATTATGGAAAATGGTCGTTTGACAGAGCGTGCAGGCGATTTAACCATTTTTGACTAA
- the eutC gene encoding ethanolamine ammonia-lyase subunit EutC → MKQINMDDLVQRVIDELSKKGQGVIHFPEQKQCGVMNPNNPEALELAMKRTPARIGIGRAGTRMKTGSYLQFRIDQAAARDAVMKTISPELIESLQLPVLHSRATSMEEYLMNLDSGRMLSDESARWLEQNGDKNKDVQIVISDGLSTSACEATIPDLLPALMQGLSMRNISVGKPVFIHKGRVWIQDQVASIVNCKVVISLIGERPGLATAESLSAYMIYKPDANTVESDRTVISNIHKGGTLPIEAGAYLAELLEEILKYQASGVKLSQLRAING, encoded by the coding sequence ATGAAACAGATCAATATGGACGACTTGGTTCAGCGCGTAATCGATGAGCTATCCAAAAAAGGTCAAGGAGTTATTCATTTTCCTGAGCAAAAGCAATGCGGAGTCATGAACCCAAACAATCCAGAAGCATTGGAGCTAGCGATGAAACGAACACCGGCTCGCATCGGAATCGGGCGGGCGGGGACCCGGATGAAGACGGGAAGCTACCTCCAATTTCGGATTGATCAGGCAGCAGCACGCGATGCGGTCATGAAAACCATCAGTCCGGAGCTGATCGAGAGCCTGCAGCTACCTGTCCTTCATTCAAGAGCGACGAGCATGGAGGAGTATTTAATGAACCTCGACTCCGGACGGATGCTATCAGATGAATCCGCTCGCTGGCTGGAGCAGAATGGGGATAAAAACAAAGACGTGCAAATCGTCATCTCGGACGGACTGAGCACCTCTGCATGTGAGGCGACCATTCCAGACCTATTGCCTGCATTGATGCAGGGATTGTCCATGCGAAACATCAGTGTTGGGAAACCAGTGTTTATTCATAAAGGCCGCGTTTGGATTCAGGATCAGGTCGCGTCCATCGTCAATTGCAAGGTTGTCATTTCCTTGATCGGGGAAAGACCGGGGCTTGCGACGGCAGAAAGTCTCAGTGCTTACATGATTTACAAACCGGATGCTAATACGGTAGAATCGGATCGTACGGTTATTTCTAATATTCATAAGGGCGGCACACTACCGATTGAAGCGGGTGCTTACCTTGCAGAGCTTTTGGAGGAAATTTTGAAGTACCAGGCGAGTGGAGTGAAATTATCACAGCTTCGGGCAATTAACGGGTAG
- a CDS encoding helix-turn-helix transcriptional regulator → MKVERLLAIVIMLLNKRRVSARELSDHFEVSLRTVYRDLETINAAGIPIVAYPGASGGYEIMENFTIDRQYLSLDELVAVIAALKGVHSSTDDKQIGQLLEKIKALLTTAPSSLQGSAHPVVYDFNPWGSTPAIAEKVNKLREAIEKRLRVRITYTKIQGDATERTIEPVTLIIKGYVWYVYGYCLQRQEDRLFRLSRIADMSVLTEEFSPRPYHVDKLEWLEEWYTAERISLVLEFASRVHVRVRDMFAPETIETMQDGSMLVRTKMPDDEWLTGMLLSFGDTLCVHEPPHVRQRIGDAVKRMAKLYE, encoded by the coding sequence ATGAAGGTAGAACGACTACTCGCTATTGTCATCATGCTGTTGAATAAGCGTCGTGTGAGTGCTCGTGAGCTATCCGACCACTTTGAAGTATCCTTGCGTACGGTCTATCGGGATTTGGAAACCATTAACGCAGCAGGGATTCCGATCGTAGCTTACCCCGGGGCAAGCGGCGGATACGAAATCATGGAGAATTTCACGATCGATCGGCAATACTTATCCTTGGACGAGCTGGTCGCGGTTATTGCTGCCCTAAAAGGGGTTCATTCCTCCACAGACGATAAGCAAATCGGACAGCTTCTGGAAAAAATAAAAGCGTTGCTCACCACTGCACCATCCTCTCTGCAAGGAAGTGCACATCCCGTTGTTTACGACTTTAATCCGTGGGGCAGTACACCTGCGATCGCCGAAAAAGTAAACAAGCTGCGGGAAGCCATCGAGAAGAGACTTCGTGTGCGGATCACCTATACGAAAATACAAGGCGATGCGACAGAACGCACCATTGAGCCTGTCACACTAATTATCAAGGGGTATGTGTGGTACGTGTATGGCTATTGTTTACAGCGCCAGGAGGATCGGCTGTTTCGCTTGTCACGGATTGCAGACATGTCTGTGCTGACAGAGGAGTTTTCGCCTCGCCCGTATCATGTAGATAAACTGGAATGGCTCGAAGAATGGTATACAGCAGAGCGCATTTCTCTTGTCCTCGAATTTGCGTCGCGTGTACATGTAAGAGTACGGGATATGTTTGCGCCAGAAACAATAGAGACCATGCAGGATGGCTCGATGCTGGTACGAACGAAGATGCCAGACGATGAGTGGTTAACGGGTATGCTGCTTAGCTTTGGCGATACCTTGTGTGTACATGAGCCTCCCCATGTAAGACAGCGAATTGGTGATGCTGTAAAAAGAATGGCGAAACTTTATGAATAA
- a CDS encoding GyrI-like domain-containing protein: MMNPTIVKLDEMRIAGLQIRTTNEAECGPNAKIGALWQRYYQEEHPFKTPHQKEPGVVLGVYCDYESDEKGEYSLLVGTVVEKNGELPAELTVKTLPASTYAVFTSRVGPMVEVVMEAWAKVWEWSNQPGNKRTFTGDFERYDGVRCADPNNAQVDLYIAIAQE; encoded by the coding sequence ATGATGAACCCAACGATTGTCAAACTGGATGAAATGCGTATAGCAGGCTTGCAAATCCGGACAACTAATGAGGCGGAATGCGGACCGAATGCGAAAATTGGGGCACTGTGGCAGCGTTATTATCAAGAAGAGCATCCCTTCAAAACTCCCCATCAAAAAGAGCCGGGTGTTGTGCTGGGCGTGTATTGCGATTACGAAAGTGACGAGAAAGGCGAGTACTCCTTGTTAGTAGGAACCGTTGTAGAAAAGAACGGTGAGCTTCCTGCTGAGCTCACTGTCAAGACTCTGCCGGCTTCTACCTACGCTGTATTTACGAGTCGCGTAGGCCCGATGGTAGAGGTTGTGATGGAAGCGTGGGCGAAGGTGTGGGAGTGGTCCAATCAACCGGGGAACAAGCGGACTTTTACCGGAGATTTCGAACGATATGACGGAGTGCGCTGCGCTGATCCCAACAACGCGCAAGTGGATTTGTACATCGCGATCGCACAAGAATAA